In the Drosophila biarmipes strain raj3 chromosome X, RU_DBia_V1.1, whole genome shotgun sequence genome, one interval contains:
- the LOC108028863 gene encoding uncharacterized protein LOC108028863, whose product MYAGAYAPNAGGVQQHTGGGYYGNGAAASAGSGGNGAPRHERPYYPRSNFAGAAGGATINGAAGAAGSMHFGQPYGVMAYGIQNGLGMGAAGAGGGNPYRQQNGVAFAGNGLGGGGGGAGNGSGGAGGYGGPRGKNPNYAQRYQKPHNGGGGGGGYQSNNYNAAALGMLSKEERAEIQREKAKNPGRNLVKPIWNNLEPFHKDFYNIHPNTLAKTEEQVAEIRRELEITVSGSELPHPVVSFEESSLPNHVIEEMKRQGFTKPTAIQSQGWPIALSGRDLVGIAQTGSGKTLAYMLPAIVHIGNQPPILRGEGPIALVLAPTRELAQQIQSVVRDYGHLCKPEIRHTCIFGGSSKVPQARDLDRGVEVIIATPGRLIDFLENRNTNLQRCTYLVLDEADRMLDMGFEPQIRKIIEQIRPDRQVVMWSATWPKEVQALAGDFLNDYIQINIGSMSLSANHNIRQIVEICTEMEKPQRMVRLLKEIAPTNNSANSGNKIIIFVETKIKVEDILQIIRTEGYTATSIHGDKTQNERDSVLKDFRNGKSNILIATDVASRGLDVEDLQYVINYDYPNSSENYVHRIGRTGRCQQLGTAYTFFTPDNAKQARELISVLEEAGQTPSQALLDLARSMPSSGGYRGNKRWNNNGGGDRNSGGHNGVYQQRNSNPLNYQAGNSYNNNRGGPPTGGGGYQQYAAGGNSYQQNGGGGGGGGGGSWNRMNQMGQDGGGQQQRNGNTYRPRAPFNNGGPRAIMGHQGGGGGAGGVGGAVGVGGGPQPHMAPQQGGQYMPQAYRSRGQFVPQGAGAGGMPPRFQQYPKREYQQQGVPHYGQQAVQHQQQQQQVQQGGQQPKPPKDDGSKYAQAPPPAAVTTSLVHYTPANSPPIAAVIAGTNPYANQFSMPATYYAAQHHQFAPAVAGPGPAPGQAIEQAGHQ is encoded by the exons ATGTACGCCGGAGCATATGCACCCAACGCCGGCGGCGTTCAACAGCACACGGGCGGCGGTTACTATGGCAACGGTGCCGCCGCCAGCGCTGGCAGCGGCGGCAATGGTGCCCCACGCCACGAGCGACCCTACTATCCGCGCAGCAATTTCGCCGGAGCAGCCGGCGGAGCGACCATTAATGGAGCAGCCGGTGCCGCGGGGAGCATGCACTTTGGCCAGCCCTACGGCGTGATGGCCTACGGCATCCAGAACGGCCTGGGCATGGGCGCCGCCGGAGCTGGCGGCGGTAATCCGTATCGCCAGCAAAACGGTGTGGCCTTCGCCGGCAACGGCcttggcggcggcggtggtggagcTGGCAACGGTTCCGGCGGAGCTGGCGGCTATGGTGGGCCGCGTGGCAAGAATCCCAATTACGCACAACGCTACCAGAAGCCGCACAatggtggcggcggcggtggtggctaCCAGAGCAATAACTACAATGCTGCCGCCCTGGGCATGCTCTCCAAGGAGGAGCGTGCCGAGATCCAACGCGAGAAGGCCAAGAATCCCGGCCGCAATCTGGTCAAACCCATTTGGAATAATCTGGAGCCCTTCCACAAGGACTTCTACAACATTCATCCCAATACGCTGGCCAAAACGGAGGAGCAGGTGGCCGAAATACGCCGCGAACTGGAGATAACCGTTTCGGGCAGCGAACTGCCGCATCCGGTGGTCAGTTTCGAGGAGAGCTCGCTGCCCAACCACGTCATCGAGGAGATGAAGCGCCAGGGTTTCACCAAGCCCACGGCCATCCAGTCGCAGGGCTGGCCCATCGCCCTGAGTGGCCGCGATCTGGTGGGCATCGCCCAGACCGGTTCCGGCAAGACGCTGGCCTACATGCTGCCGGCCATTGTGCACATCGGCAACCAGCCGCCCATACTGCGCGGCGAGGGACCCATCGCCCTGGTGCTGGCCCCCACCCGGGAGCTGGCCCAGCAGATCCAGTCGGTCGTGCGGGACTACGGGCATCTGTGCAAGCCCGAGATCCGACACACCTGCATCTTTGGCGGCTCCTCGAAGGTGCCGCAGGCCCGCGATCTCGATCGCGGGGTCGAGGTGATCATCGCCACGCCGGGCCGACTGATCGACTTCCTCGAGAATCGCAACACCAACTTGCAGCGGTGCACCTATCTGGTGCTGGACGAGGCCGATCGCATGCTGGACATGGGCTTCGAGCCGCAGATCCGCAAGATCATCGAACAGATTCGGCCCGACCGCCAGGTCGTCATGTGGTCCGCCACCTGGCCCAAGGAGGTGCAGGCCCTCGCCGGCGACTTCCTCAACGACTATATCCAAATTAACATCGGCTCGATGAGCCTGTCGGCCAACCACAACATCCGCCAGATCGTCGAGATCTGCACCGAAATGGAGAAGCCGCAGCGCATGGTGCGCCTGCTCAAGGAGATTGCGCCGACCAACAACTCGGCCAACAGTGGCAACAAGATCATCATCTTTGTGGAGACCAAGATTAAG GTGGAGGACATTCTCCAGATCATCCGCACCGAGGGCTACACTGCCACCTCAATCCACGGCGACAAGACGCAGAACGAGCGCGATTCCGTGCTGAAGGACTTCCGCAACGGCAAGTCCAACATCCTGATCGCCACCGATGTGGCCTCGCGCGGCCTCGACGTCGAGGACCTGCAGTACGTGATCAACTATGATTACCCCAACTCCTCGGAGAACTATGTGCATCGCATCGGACGCACTGGACGCTGCCAGCAGCTGGGCACTGCCTACACCTTCTTCACGCCCGACAACGCCAAGCAGGCGCGCGAGCTGATCTCCGTGCTCGAAGAGGCGGGCCAGACGCCCTCGCAGGCCCTGCTGGACCTGGCCCGCTCGATGCCCAGCTCGGGCGGCTATCGCGGCAACAAGCGCTGGAACAACAATGGCGGCGGCGATCGCAACTCGGGCGGCCACAACGGCGTCTACCAGCAGCGCAACAGCAACCCGCTGAACTACCAGGCGGGCAATAGCTACAACAACAATCGCGGCGGCCCGCCCACTGGCGGTGGCGGCTATCAGCAGTATGCCGCTGGCGGCAATAGCTATCAGCAGAACGGAGgaggtggcggcggcggcggtggtggcagCTGGAATCGGATGAACCAAATGGGACAGGATGGCggcggccagcagcagcgcaaTGGCAACACGTATCGTCCGCGGGCTCCGTTCAACAATGGCGGGCCACGAGCCATCATGGGTCACCagggtggcggcggcggagcaGGCGGTGTGGGCGGCGCTGTCGGCGTAGGCGGTGGCCCCCAGCCGCATATGGCGCCGCAGCAGGGTGGCCAGTACATGCCGCAGGCCTATCGCAGTCGCGGCCAGTTTGTGCCGCAGGGAGCCGGCGCCGGTGGCATGCCGCCGAGATTCCAGCAGTATCCCAAGCGGGAGTACCAGCAGCAGGGAGTGCCCCACTACGGCCAGCAGGCTgtgcagcatcagcagcagcagcagcaggtgcagcAGGGTGGCCAGCAGCCCAAGCCGCCCAAGGATGATGGCAGCAAATATGCCCAGGCGCCGCCACCGGCCGCGGTGACCACGTCGCTGGTCCATTACACGCCGGCCAATTCGCCACCGATTGCGGCCGTGATTGCGGGCACCAATCCGTATGCCAACCAGTTCAGCATGCCGGCCACCTACTATGCCGCCCAGCATCACCAGTTCGCCCCGGCCGTCGCAGGACCTGGACCGGCACCCGGCCAGGCCATCGAGCAGGCGGGACACCAATAA
- the LOC108028866 gene encoding dehydrodolichyl diphosphate synthase complex subunit DHDDS gives MSWVSDYQYTWTERLAMRTLRACGHIPNHVAFVMDGNRRFARSQQIDKIEGHSRGFEKLADCLRWCLDVGVREVTTFAFSIENFKRSSEEVEGLFNLAREKFARLLEETTRLNEHGIRIRVIGNIELLPLDLQKLVASAMLSTERNDKLFLNVAFAYTSRDEITQAVETVLRHGSQDLAAEDISERLLEECLYTRHSPPPDLVFRTSGETRLSDFMMWQLSTSVLYFSNVLWPQITFWHFLASILAYQRDRWQLEDFRRAERMQSCQLARTSDFYSERVQKFLATIDEDRRKLLVRLAAN, from the exons ATGTCGTGGGTCTCCGACTACCAGTACACCTGGACGGAGCGGCTGGCCATGCGGACGCTGCGCGCCTGCGGCCACATCCCGAACCACGTAGCGTTTGTGATGGACGGCAATCGGCGGTTCGCCCGCTCGCAGCAGATTGATAAGATAGAGGGCCACTCGCGGGGCTTCGAGAAGCTGGCCGACTGCCTGCGCTGGTGCCTGGACGTGGGCGTGCGCGAGGTGACCACCTTCGCCTTCAGCATCGAGAACTTCAAGCGCTCCAGCGAGGAGGTCGAGGGCCTGTTCAATCTGGCCCGCGAGAAGTTCGCCCGCCTGCTGGAGGAGACCACCCGGCTGAACGAGCATGGCATCCGCATCCGGGTGATCGGCAACATCGAACTGCTGCCCCTCGATCTGCAGAAGCTGGTCGCCTCGGCCATGCTGAGCACGGAGCGCAACGACAAGCTCTTCCTGAACGTGGCCTTTGCCTACACGTCGCGGGACGAGATCACGCAGGCGGTGGAGACGGTGCTGCGCCATGGCAGCCAGGATCTGGCTGCCGAGGACATCAGCGAACGGCTGCTGGAGGAGTGCCTCTACACGCGACACTCGCCGCCGCCGGATCTGGTGTTCCGCACCTCCGGCGAGACCAGGCTGAGCGACTTCATGATGTGGCAG CTAAGCACCTCCGTGCTGTACTTCAGCAACGTCCTGTGGCCGCAGATCACCTTCTGGCACTTCCTGGCCAGCATTCTGGCCTACCAGCGCGACCGCTGGCAGCTGGAGGACTTCCGGCGGGCGGAGCGCATGCAGAGCTGCCAGCTGGCCAGGACGAGCGACTTCTACAGCGAGCGGGTGCAGAAGTTCCTGGCCACCATCGACGAGGACCGGCGGAAACTGCTCGTCCGACTGGCCGCCAACTAA
- the LOC108028864 gene encoding 40S ribosomal protein S14a — MAPRKAKVQKEEVQVQLGPQVRDGEIVFGVAHIYASFNDTFVHVTDLSGRETIARVTGGMKVKADRDEASPYAAMLAAQDVAEKCKTLGITALHIKLRATGGNKTKTPGPGAQSALRALARSSMKIGRIEDVTPIPSDSTRRKGGRRGRRL; from the exons ATGGCACCCAGGAAGGCTAAAGTTCAGAAGGAGGAGGTGCAGGTCCAGCTGGGCCCCCAGGTGCGCGACGGCGAGATCGTCTTCGGAGTGGCCCACATCTACGCCAGCTTCAACGACACCTTCGTCCATGTCACCGATCTGTCCGGCCGCGAGACCATCGCCCGCGTCACCGGCGGCATGAAGGTGAAGGCCGACCGTGACGAGGCTTCGCCCTACGCCGCTATGTTGGCCGCCCAG GACGTGGCCGAGAAGTGCAAGACCCTGGGCATCACCGCCCTGCACATCAAGCTGCGCGCCACCGGCGGCAACAAGACCAAGACCCCCGGACCCGGCGCCCAGTCCGCTCTGCGCGCCCTGGCCCGCTCGTCCATGAAGATCGGCCGCATCGAGGATGTGACCCCCATCCCATCGGACTCCACCCGCAGGAAGGGCGGTCGCCGTGGTCGTCGTCTGTAA
- the LOC108028865 gene encoding 40S ribosomal protein S14a, translated as MAPRKAKVQKEEVQVQLGPQVRDGEIVFGVAHIYASFNDTFVHVTDLSGRETIARVTGGMKVKADRDEASPYAAMLAAQDVAEKCKTLGITALNIKLRATGGNKTKTPGPGAQSALRALARSSMKIGRIEDVTPIPSDSTRRKGGRRGRRL; from the exons ATGGCACCCAGGAAGGCTAAGGTTCAGAAGGAGGAGGTGCAGGTCCAGCTGGGCCCCCAGGTGCGCGACGGCGAGATCGTCTTCGGAGTGGCCCACATCTACGCCAGCTTCAACGACACCTTCGTCCATGTCACGGATCTGTCCGGCCGCGAGACCATCGCCCGCGTCACCGGCGGCATGAAGGTGAAGGCCGATCGCGACGAGGCTTCGCCCTACGCCGCTATGTTGGCCGCCCAG GACGTGGCCGAGAAGTGCAAGACCCTGGGCATCACCGCGCTGAACATCAAGCTGCGCGCCACCGGCGGCAACAAGACCAAGACCCCCGGACCCGGCGCCCAGTCCGCTCTGCGCGCCCTGGCCCGTTCGTCCATGAAGATCGGCCGCATCGAGGACGTGACCCCCATCCCATCGGACTCCACCCGCAGGAAGGGCGGTCGCCGTGGTCGTCGTCTGTAA